The Anoxybacillus amylolyticus DNA segment TCCACGAGTTGATCACACATCTCCCCTTGGTAACGCGAGCTAATATGAGTCAGAATAAGTTGCTTCGCCCCAGCCCGCTTCGCCACCTCAGCCGCCTGCACCGTTGTTGAATGATAGTAATCACGCGCTAAATGGGCTTCCTCTGCGCCAAACGTCGCTTCATGCACGAGCACATCCACTCCTTCGGCAAGTTCCACGCTCGCGTCGCAATAGCGCGTATCGCCCATAATCGCTAGCTTTCTTCCCTTTTTCGACGGACCGACAAACTCGCGGCCATCAATCACCGTGCCATCGTCTAATATGACCGTTTCCCCTTGTTTAATTTTTTGGTAAACCGGCCCTGGACGAACGCCAAGTGCTCGCAGCTTGTCCACTAACAACGTACCTGGCAAATCTTTTTCGACGATGCGAAAACCGTAGGAAGGCATCCCATGATCCAATCGTCTTGCCGTTACGATAAACTGCTCGTCTTCCAACACAACCCCTTCTGTTATTTCAACGACTTGCAACTCATATTTGAGGCGCGTTCCGCTGACCGATAGTGCCGTTTCGATAAACGGACGAATTCCTTTTGGTCCATACACGCAAAGCGGCGTGTCGCCCCCTTGAAACGAGCGGCTGCCAAGCAACCCTGGAAGCCCAAAAATATGGTCGCCGTGCAAATGGGTAATAAAAATGTTTTCGATCCGCCCCGGTCTGACAGACGTATGTAAAATTTGATGCTGTGTTGCCTCCCCGCAATCAAACAGCCACGTCGTTCCCCGTTCTTCTAACAACTGAAGCGCAATGGCCGACACGTTTCGCCCTTTAGCCGGAACTCCCGAACCTGTCCCTAAAAACAACAGTTCCACTCCATACACCTCTTCCAGATTATTCTGATGTTTAGCGTACCAATGTTTCCGACACAATTCAACATTGTTTTCCGTATCTTCTGTGTTAAAATGTTTGCGTTCATGACTGAAAATATCTACAATTAGATATTTGAAGAGACAATTTTAGCTAAAGCGAGGTACATATCGTGAACAACGTGAATCCAAAGTCACTGATCGTTATCTTTGGCGCCACAGGGGATTTGGCGAAACGCAAA contains these protein-coding regions:
- the rnz gene encoding ribonuclease Z codes for the protein MELLFLGTGSGVPAKGRNVSAIALQLLEERGTTWLFDCGEATQHQILHTSVRPGRIENIFITHLHGDHIFGLPGLLGSRSFQGGDTPLCVYGPKGIRPFIETALSVSGTRLKYELQVVEITEGVVLEDEQFIVTARRLDHGMPSYGFRIVEKDLPGTLLVDKLRALGVRPGPVYQKIKQGETVILDDGTVIDGREFVGPSKKGRKLAIMGDTRYCDASVELAEGVDVLVHEATFGAEEAHLARDYYHSTTVQAAEVAKRAGAKQLILTHISSRYQGEMCDQLVEEAKTIFPNVAIAFDFASFPIPKRSAE